One window of Phalacrocorax carbo chromosome 1, bPhaCar2.1, whole genome shotgun sequence genomic DNA carries:
- the PWP2 gene encoding periodic tryptophan protein 2 homolog, translating into MRGIYLGAAAARAGSGSTRFSSRAAAAMKFAYRFSGLLGTVYRRGNLSFTRDGSSLVSPVGNRISVFDLKNNKCETFPLATRLNIVCVGLSPDGSLAILIDEEGAALLVSLIGKCVIHHFYFHKPVHSVSFSPDGKKFVITKDNIALMYHAPGKKREFNAFVLDKTYYGPYDETTCIDWTDDSKCFAVGSKDMSTWVFGAERWANLIYYSLGGHKDIIVACFFEENSLDLYTISQDAALCVWQCDTELDGLKPMPPKDAAREENAEKNDEEFPDEPKGEEIHGKANPNEQETRDKVKYSRVAKYFFNKEGDFNNLTSAAYHKKTHLLVTGFASGIFHLHELPDFNLIHSLSISDQRIASISINCTGDWIAFGCSGLGQLLVWEWQSESYVLKQQGHFNSMVSLAYSPDGQYIVTGGEDGKVKVWNTSSSFCFVTFTEHTSGVTAVTFTSNGYVILSASLDGTVRAFDLHRYRNFRTFTSPRPSQFSCLAVDSSGEIVSAGSQDSFEIFIWSMQSGRLLDVLSGHEGPISSLSFNPMKCVLASASWDKTVKLWDMLDSWRTKETLILNSDVLVVAFRPDGKELAVAALNGQITFWDHENAVQTGSIEGRHDLQMGRKELDKITAKQAAKGKSFTTLCYSADGQSILAGGLSKFVCIYNVKEQILMKKFEISCNFSLDAMEEYLDRRKMTEFGSMALIDEGAGGEDGVAIPLPGVKRGDMSYRHFKPEIRVTCLRFSPTGRSWAATTTEGLLIYSLDSGLIFDPFELDIDVTPSNIRKTLHRKEYTMAIIMAFKLNEKKLIQEVIEAVPSNEVDVVCSSLPDLYVEKVLEFLASAFEISSHLEFYLIWAHKLLMLHGQKLKTRSVKLLPVIQFLQKSIQRHFEDVSKLCEWNIYNIKYALAISQQRGMKRLAEETPVDEDNLDSDSDYLMRDVHKDNFNS; encoded by the exons ATGCGCGGGATCTACCTTGGCGCCGCGGCTGCGCGTGCCGGCAGTGGCTCCACGCGCTTCTCATCCCGGGCCGCTGCCGCCATGAAGTTCGCGTACCGG TTCTCCGGCCTGCTGGGCACCGTGTACCGCCGCGGGAACCTCAGCTTCACCCGCGACGGCAGTTCCCTCGTCAGCCCCGTCGGGAACAGAATCTCCGTCTTCGACCTGAAGAA TAATAAGTGTGAGACATTCCCGTTGGCTACACGGCTTAATATTGTGTGCGTGGGGCTCTCTCCAGATGGAAGTCTTGCCATACTAATTGATGAAG AGGGAGCTGCCTTGCTTGTCAGTTTGATCGGTAAATGTGTGATACatcacttttattttcacaagCCAGTTCACAGTGTCAGCTTTTCCCCTGATGGCAA GAAGTTTGTGATTACAAAAGACAATATTGCTCTTATGTACCATGCTCCTGGGAAGAAACGAGAATTTAATGCGTTTGTTCTGGATAAAACTTACTACGGTCCATATGATGAAACAACTTGCATCGACTGGACTGATGATTCCAA GTGTTTTGCAGTAGGGAGCAAGGACATGTCTACGTGGGTGTTTGGAGCTGAACGATGGGCAAACTTGATCTACTACTCGCTTGGAGGGCATAAGGACATAATAGTAGCCTGCTTTTTTGAAGAGAACAGTCTAGAT CTGTACACAATTAGCCAGGATGCAGCTCTCTGTGTGTGGCAGTGTGATACAGAGCTCGATGGTTTGAAGCCCATGCCCCCTAAAGATGCAGCTAGGGAAGagaatgcagagaaaaatgatGAAGAGTTTCCTGATGAGCCAAAGGGTGAAGAAATTCATGGAAAAGCCAATCCAAATGAACAAGAGACTAGAGATAAGGTTAAATATTCTCGTGTTGCAAA GTATTTTTTCAATAAAGAGGGAGATTTTAATAACCTGACATCTGCAGCTTATCACAAGAAAACACACCTTTTAGTCACTGGTTTTGCCTCTGGAATCTTTCACCTCCATGAGCTTCCAGACTTCAATCTGATCCACTCCTTGAG TATTTCGGACCAAAGGATAGCTTCTATTTCTATCAACTGTACTGGTGACTGGATTGCCTTTGGATGTTCAG GTTTGGGTCAGCTCCTGGTGTGGGAATGGCAAAGCGAGTCCTACGTGCTGAAGCAGCAGGGACATTTCAACAGCATGGTTTCGTTAGCATATTCTCCAGATGGACAATACATAGTAACTGGAGGGGAAGATGGGAAG GTGAAAGTGTGGAACACTTcaagcagcttttgttttgtcaCTTTTACAGAACACACCAGCGGTGTAACTGCTGTAACTTTTACTTCCAATGGTTATGTCATTTTGAGTGCTTCCCTAGATGGAACAGTGCGTGCCTTTGATCTACACAG ATACCGTAATTTCCGTACCTTTACGTCTCCACGACCAAGTCAGTTCTCGTGTTTAGCTGTGGATTCCAGTGGTGAGATTGTGTCAGCTGGTTCCCAGGATTCCTTTGAAATATTCATCTGGTCAATGCAGAGTGGGAGGCTGCTAGAT GTCTTATCAGGTCACGAGGGCCCCATCAGCAGTTTGTCCTTTAACCCAATGAAGTGCGTTCTGGCTAGTGCCTCATGGGATAAAACTGTCAAGTTATGGGATATGTTAGACAGCTGGAGAACTAAAGAGACACTAATATTGAACTCAGATG TTCTTGTTGTTGCTTTCCGTCCTGATGGCAAGGAGCTTGCAGTTGCTGCTTTGAATGGACAGATAACATTCTGGGATCATGAAAATGCAGTGCAGACTGGCTCAATTGAGGGAAGGCATGATCTTCAGATGGGAAGGAAGGAGCTTGATAAAATTACTGCCAAACAAGCAGCCAAGGGAAA ATCTTTTACTACTCTGTGTTACTCAGCAGACGGTCAGTCTATTTTGGCAGGTGGATTGTCAAAATTTGTCTGTATATATAATGTCAAGGAACAGATCCTTATGAAAAAATTTGAAATCTCATGCAACTTTTCTTTAGATGCAATGGAG GAATACTTAGATCGGAGAAAAATGACGGAATTTGGCAGCATGGCTCTGATTGATGAAGGGGCTGGAGGTGAAGACGGTGTTGCCATTCCTCTTCCTGGAGTAAAACGAG GCGACATGAGTTATCGACACTTTAAACCAGAAATAAGAGTGACTTGCCTGCGATTCTCTCCTACAG GACGAAGCTGGGCAGCCACCACCACAGAGGGTCTTCTTATCTATTCGCTGGACTCCGGGCTAATTTTTGATCCTTTTGAGCTGGATATTGATGTCACACCCAGCAATATACGCAAAACACTGCATCGGAAGGAGTACACTATGGCTATCATCATGGCCTTCAAgctgaatgaaaagaaattaattcaggaGGTTATAGAGGCTGTACCTAGCAATGAAG TTGATGTTGTCTGCTCATCGCTCCCAGACCTGTACGTGGAGAAGGTATTGGAGTTCCTGGCCTCTGCATTTGAGATATCTTCTCATTTAGAGTTCTATCTTATCTGGGCGCATAAGTTGCTCATGCTGCATggacagaaactgaaaacaag